One genomic segment of Bombina bombina isolate aBomBom1 chromosome 4, aBomBom1.pri, whole genome shotgun sequence includes these proteins:
- the LOC128655382 gene encoding uncharacterized protein LOC128655382: MNQDKSVDMTQQTLETRSYASGSKYSMRSSRSSVSSAGFRARAKAQTAQAQISYAEKEADMIKLKAAIEAEAARHKAELEENMHVLKIQRAAVAASAEAAVYEAAAELEEEPLQDFAEITTHNSVQRTHEYVQNHALDQDKTEHAPIQHMSSIMPQFPDSTYLQSTPSITDLHPPSQTDTANVSTPRVRFQESRGYADPQHPSHYMDSHISPLRNSTLGTSETTDLAKHLIRRELVSTGLLTFDDRPENYWAWKTSFQGVTRDLNLTAREELDLLTKWLGPESSQQAKRIRSVHVHNPIDGVKMVWQRLEECYGSPEAIENALLMKLENFPKISNKDNIKLRELCDMLAVNAAKTGGFLSGLAYLDTARGIRPIIEKLPYSLQEKCFFQGSKYKEDHHVSFPPFSFFTRFIVNQAKTRNDPSFIFSTCSNQFPVNTEKSGTRYSNRPTVSVRKTEVSATNATPQVKSPSWKSMESDSPCPIHNKPHPLS, translated from the coding sequence atgaaccaagataagagtgttgatatgacgcagcaaactttagagaccagatcctatgcctctggctctaaatattccatgcgctccagcagatcatcagtcAGTTCTGCAGGAttcagagcccgtgctaaagcgcaaacagcccaggcacaaatttcttatgctgaaaaagaagcagacatgataaagctgAAAGCAGCaatagaagcagaggcagctaggcacaaggcagagttagaagagaatatgcatgtgctaaagattcaaagggcagcagttgcagcatctgctgaagcagcagtctatgaagcagcagctgaactagaagaggaaccacttcaagattttgcagaaataactacccataattcagtacaaaggactcatgagtatgtacagaaccatgctctggatcaagataaaacagagcatgctcctatccaacatatgtccagcataatgccacagtttcctgactcaacatatttacagtccactccaagtattactgacttgcaccctccttcccagactgacactgcaaatgtctcaacaccaagggtgcgctttcaagaaagcagaggctatgctgatccacaacatccatcacattatatggactctcacatatcccctctcagaaatagcacattaggaacttcagagactactgacctagcaaagcacctgattcgtcgagagttagtgagtacagggctactaacatttgatgatcgaccagagaactactgggcatggaagacatcattccaaggtgtcaccagagatcttaatcttacagccagagaagagctagatcttttgactaagtggcttggaccagaatcatctcaacaggctaagagaatcaggtcagtgcatgttcataacccaattgatggagttaaaatggtatggcagagactagaagaatgttatggcagccctgaagctattgagaatgcactgttaatgaagctagaaaacttccccaaaatctcaaacaaagacaacataaagttaagagaactttgTGACATGTTGGcggtgaatgcagctaagacaggaggctttttgtcaggactggcatacctagacacagctcgtggcatcagaccaattattgaaaaactgccatatagcctgcaagaaaagtgtttttttcaaggttccaagtacaaagaagaccatcatgtctcctttccaccattcagtttcttcaccagatttattgtcaaccaagcaaagaccagaaatgatccaagcttcatattctcaacatgcagcaaccaatttccagtaaatacagagaagtcaggaacaaggtacagcaacagaccaacggtgtcagtaagaaagacagaagtgtcagctactaatgcaactccacaagtgaaaagcccttcttggaaatccatggaatcagacagtccatgtccaattcataataaaccacacccactgtcatag